In Blautia wexlerae DSM 19850, a single window of DNA contains:
- a CDS encoding nitroreductase family protein → MEFQNLIEKRRSVRKYVERNTVTKDEILSMIKAAQEAPSWKNSQTGRYYCIMDEKNVEQFRRECLPEMNVGKCENAVLLVSTFVHNRAGFQKDGTADNEIGNGWGCYDLGLQNENLILKAEELGYGTLIMGIRDADKIREFCSVPETETVVGVIAVGVPGEEPGRPKRKDTEEIVKFL, encoded by the coding sequence ATGGAATTTCAGAATCTGATAGAAAAGAGACGGAGTGTTCGTAAATATGTAGAGAGAAATACGGTGACGAAAGATGAAATTTTGAGTATGATAAAAGCAGCTCAGGAGGCGCCTTCATGGAAGAACTCTCAAACAGGACGTTATTACTGTATTATGGACGAAAAGAATGTGGAACAGTTCAGACGGGAATGTCTGCCGGAAATGAATGTAGGGAAATGTGAGAATGCAGTGTTGCTGGTTAGTACTTTTGTACATAACAGAGCAGGTTTTCAGAAAGATGGAACAGCGGATAATGAAATTGGAAATGGATGGGGATGTTATGATCTTGGGCTGCAGAATGAGAACCTGATATTAAAGGCTGAAGAACTGGGATATGGAACTCTTATTATGGGGATCAGGGATGCGGATAAGATCAGAGAATTTTGTTCTGTTCCGGAGACGGAGACTGTTGTTGGGGTAATTGCGGTAGGAGTTCCGGGGGAAGAGCCTGGACGGCCGAAAAGGAAAGATACAGAAGAGATTGTGAAGTTTTTGTAA